A genomic segment from Eremothecium gossypii ATCC 10895 chromosome III, complete sequence encodes:
- the GRE3 gene encoding trifunctional aldehyde reductase/xylose reductase/glucose 1-dehydrogenase (NADP(+)) (Syntenic homolog of Saccharomyces cerevisiae YHR104W (GRE3)) codes for MVYKQLYMRGTPPDLSRCITGQDIAMVMNVRTIKLNNGADMPLVGLGCWKIPNEVAAEQVYEAIKLGYRLLDGAEDYANEREVGQGIRRAIDEGLVRREELFVVSKLWNNYHRPEDVGKALQRTLSDLGLDYLDLFYIHFPLAFKFVPLEERYPAGLYTGAADEQAGRLAQEPVPLIETYRALEQLVDEGRIRAIGLSNFQGCLVQDLLRGCRIRPAALQIEHHPYLTQERLVQYAKSEGLAVVGYSSLGPQSFLELGNTAAQNAAPLLQHEVVCRIAERHTATPAEVLLRWATQRDIAVIPKSSRKERLATNLRVDEALTLADDELRELSSLNCGLRFNDPWDWSAQPLPTFI; via the coding sequence ATGGTATATAAGCAGTTGTATATGCGTGGAACACCACCAGATTTATCAAGGTGCATTACAGGCCAGGACATCGCAATGGTCATGAACGTCAGAACTATTAAGCTGAACAACGGTGCGGACATGCCCCTCGTGGGGCTCGGGTGCTGGAAGATTCCGAACGAGGTCGCGGCCGAGCAGGTCTACGAGGCCATCAAGCTGGGCTACCGGTTGCTGGACGGGGCGGAGGACTACGCCAACGAGCGCGAGGTGGGCCAGGGCATCCGGCGCGCCATCGACGAGGGGCTGGTGCGGCGCGAGGAGCTTTTCGTCGTGTCCAAGCTGTGGAACAACTACCACCGCCCTGAGGACGTGGGAaaggcgctgcagcgcacGCTGAGCGACCTGGGGCTGGACTACCTGGACCTGTTCTACATCCACTTCCCGCTGGCGTTCAAGTTCGTGCCCCTGGAGGAGCGCTACCCTGCCGGACTGTACACCGGCGCCGCCGATGAGCAGGCCGGCCGCCTCGCACAGGAGCCCGTGCCGCTCATCGAGACGTACCGCGcgctcgagcagctcgtGGACGAGGGGCGCATCCGCGCGATCGGGCTGTCGAACTTCCAGGGCTGCCTGGTACAGGACCTGCTGCGCGGGTGTCGCATccgccccgccgcgctgcaGATCGAGCACCACCCCTACCTGACGCAGGAGCGCCTCGTGCAGTACGCCAAGAGCGAGGGCCTCGCCGTCGTCGGCTACTCGTCCCTCGGGCCGCAGTCCTTCCTCGAGCTCGGCAACACCGCGGCGCAGAAcgccgcgccgctgctgcagcacgAGGTTGTGTGCCGCATCGCCGAGCGCCACACCGCCACGCCCGCAGAGGTGCTGCTGCGCTGGGCTACCCAGCGCGACATCGCCGTGATCCCCAAGTCCTCGCGCAAGGAGCGCCTCGCCACCAATCTCCGTGTCGACGAGGCCCTCACGCTCGCTGACGAcgagctgcgcgagctctCGTCGCTCAACTGCGGCCTGCGCTTCAACGACCCCTGGGACTGGTCCGCCCAGCCACTGCCAACCTTTATCTAG
- the RCN1 gene encoding Rcn1p (Syntenic homolog of Saccharomyces cerevisiae YKL159C (RCN1)), translating into METNTVIIASRAADVTADAFVESFEALLQEHVLRRAHVTAEEPLQLCVLPNMRRLVVVAPTAAVARLVVDAFAAHGPPDREHMCAVGFSLLDTPRESAHLAVPAARRLLLVSPPQSPPPEFDFSRLEDGPHRPAQVPGQDLPPGQPVTVLAPPTGAKIVLHPCESLAGAASVEHVHTTLPPRSVFDDE; encoded by the coding sequence ATGGAGACAAACACGGTTATCATCGCCTcgcgggcggcggacgTGACCGCCGACGCGTTTGTCGAGTCCTTCGAGGCCCTGCTCCAAGAGCACGTGTTGCGGCGAGCACACGTGACCGCTGAGGAGCCGTTGCAGCTGTGCGTGCTGCCCAACATGCGCCGCCTGGTCGTGGTGGCGCCGACGGCGGCCGTGGCGCGCCTAGTTGTGGACGCCTTTGCCGCACACGGCCCACCAGACCGCGAGCACATGTGCGCGGTGGGCTTTTCGCTGCTGGACACGCCGCGGGAAAGCGCGCACCTCGCGGTgccagcggcgcggcgcctgctgctggtgtcGCCGCCGCAGTCGCCGCCACCGGAGTTCGACTTCAGTCGCCTGGAGGACGGGCCGCACCGTCCGGCGCAGGTACCGGGCCAGGACCTGCCGCCGGGCCAGCCTGTGACGGTGCTGGCGCCGCCCACCGGCGCGAAGATCGTGCTGCATCCGTGCGAGAGCCTGGCAGGCGCCGCCTCGGTTGAGCACGTGCACACGACGCTCCCGCCGCGCTCGGTGTTCGACGACGAATAG
- the COX6 gene encoding cytochrome c oxidase subunit VI (Syntenic homolog of Saccharomyces cerevisiae YHR051W (COX6)), producing MLSRTVFRSAVLNRALLLRSAGAAPVAGLRMCQPLVSLRKYSSHHDEETFEEFTARYEKEFEEAYDLFEVQRVLNNCFSYDLVPAPVIIEKALRAARRVNDLPTAIRVFEALKYKVENEEQYQAYLEELSEVRKELGVPLKEELFPESS from the coding sequence ATGTTGTCCAGAACTGTTTTCAGAAGTGCTGTCCTGAACAGGGCACTGTTGTTGAGATCGGCGGGCGCTGCGCCTGTGGCCGGGTTGCGCATGTGCCAGCCGCTGGTGAGCTTGCGCAAGTACTCCAGCCACCACGACGAGGAGACGTTTGAGGAATTCACTGCCCGCTACGAGAAGGAATTCGAGGAGGCATACGACCTGTTCGAGGTGCAGAGAGTGCTCAACAACTGCTTCTCGTACGACCTGGTGCCCGCGCCCGTTATTATCGAGAAGGCGCTCCGCGCTGCGCGTCGCGTGAACGATCTGCCCACTGCCATCCGTGTGTTCGAGGCGCTCAAGTACAAGGTGGAGAACGAGGAACAGTACCAGGCCTACTTGGAGGAGCTCAGCGAGGTGCGGAAGGAGCTAGGCGTGCCATTGAAGGAGGAGCTATTCCCTGAGAGCTCATAG
- the YPQ2 gene encoding Ypq2p (Syntenic homolog of Saccharomyces cerevisiae YDR352W), which produces MSRMTDCAATIWPVISIASGVVSFTTSLVASIPQVVETYKEKSVDGLSPLCLLCWISGDITTLVGAILTHQLPFQIIQAFYYFSTDLILCYQYYYYGVRWRNRLAAPGARHLAAPSPAKGLLASFLVVGRAAAAPLLRRDSVAAPPLPLPSSDPFGIVSSWVGASFYFFSRIPQLIKNYRRKSTDGLSPLLFLAALTANLTYCVSVFTSCEFLASPDKPAYVWNALPFIMGSGGTVVFDLIYVYQHYFLYRQKGQHKQLEYSPETEGSPLVSH; this is translated from the coding sequence ATGAGTCGTATGACGGACTGCGCGGCCACGATATGGCCAGTGATCAGCATCGCTAGCGGCGTGGTTTCGTTCACGACCAGTTTGGTCGCCTCGATCCCGCAGGTGGTCGAGACGTATAAAGAGAAGTCTGTCGACGGGCTGTCGCCACTCTGCCTGCTGTGCTGGATCTCAGGCGACATCACAACGCTGGTCGGCGCTATTCTGACGCACCAACTGCCGTTCCAGATCATACAGGCCTTCTACTATTTCTCGACAGATCTGATCCTGTGCTACCAGTACTACTACTACGGCGTGCGCTGGCGGAACCGTCTGGCAGCGCCGGGTGCGCGCCACCTCGCGGCGCCGTCGCCCGCCAAGGGCCTGCTGGCCTCGTTTCTGGTGGTTGGGCgtgcagcggcagcgccgctgctgcgccgcgACTCGGTGGCCGCaccgccgctgccgctgcccaGCAGTGACCCGTTCGGCATAGTGTCCTCGTGGGTGGGCGCGTCATTCTACTTCTTTTCGCGCATCCCGCAGCTCATCAAGAACTATCGCCGCAAGAGCACGGACGGGCTGTCTCCCTTGCTCTTCCTCGCGGCGTTGACGGCCAATCTGACATACTGCGTGTCCGTGTTCACATCCTGCGAGTTCCTCGCTAGCCCGGACAAGCCGGCCTACGTCTGGAACGCCCTGCCCTTTATAATGGGCAGCGGCGGGACCGTCGTGTTCGACCTGATCTACGTCTATCAGCACTACTTCCTGTACCGCCAGAAAGGGCAGCACAAACAGCTAGAGTATTCGCCAGAGACCGAGGGCAGTCCGCTGGTGTCGCACTAA
- the TRR1 gene encoding thioredoxin-disulfide reductase TRR1 (Syntenic homolog of Saccharomyces cerevisiae YDR353W (TRR1) and YHR106W (TRR2)): MLAAATRYRLGQALQTRMVHHKVTIIGSGPAAHTAAIYLARAEIKPTLYEGMFANGVAAGGQLTTTTEIENFPGFPDGLTGSDLMERMKAQSVKFGTEVVTETVAKVDLSARPFKLWTEFNEDEEPTTTDAIILATGASAKRLGLPGEETYWQRGISACAVCDGAVPIFRNKPLAVVGGGDSACEEASFLTKYGSKVFMLVRKDHMRASTIMQRRVERNEKIEVLYNTAPVEAKGDGSLLDALRVRDTRTGEESDLPVNGLFYAIGHTPATQLVAGQVDLDESGYVKTVPGSTLTNVPGLFAAGDVQDSRYRQAVTSAGSGCMAALDAEKFLSELE, encoded by the coding sequence ATGCtagcagcagcaacaagATACCGGTTGGGACAAGCTTTGCAGACACGAATGGTGCATCACAAAGTTACGATCATTGGCTCCGGCCCTGCCGCACACACTGCGGCCATTTACCTAGCGCGCGCGGAGATCAAGCCGACGCTGTACGAGGGCATGTTCGCGAACGGAGTGGCTGCAGGCGGGCAACTGACGACAACGACGGAGATTGAGAACTTCCCGGGGTTCCCCGACGGGCTAACGGGCAGCGACCTCATGGAGCGGATGAAGGCGCAGTCCGTGAAGTTCGGAACCGAGGTGGTGACGGAGACGGTGGCGAAGGTGGACCTGTCGGCGCGGCCGTTCAAGCTGTGGACGGAGTTCaacgaggacgaggagccGACGACGACGGACGCGATCATTCTGGCGACGGGCGCGTCGGCAAAGCGGCTAGGGCTGCCGGGCGAGGAGACGTACTGGCAGCGCGGCATTTCCGCGTGCGCGGTATGCGATGGCGCGGTGCCGATCTTCCGCAACAAGCCGCTTGCGGTggtgggcggcggcgactCCGCGTGCGAGGAGGCGAGTTTCCTGACCAAGTACGGGTCGAAGGTGTTCATGCTGGTGCGCAAGGACCACATGCGCGCGTCGACGATCATGCAGCGCCGCGTGGAGCGGAACGAGAAGATCGAGGTGCTGTACAACACCGCTCCGGTCGAGGCCAAGGGCGACGGCTCGCTGCTCGACGCGCTGCGTGTGCGCGACACGCGCACCGGTGAGGAGTCGGACCTGCCCGTTAACGGGCTGTTCTACGCAATCGGCCACACCCCTGCCACGCAGCTTGTGGCCGGCCAGGTCGACCTGGACGAGTCCGGCTACGTGAAGACTGTGCCCGGCTCCACCCTCACAAATGTCCCCGGGCTCTTCGCTGCGGGCGACGTGCAGGACTCGCGCTACAGACAGGCCGTCACCTCGGCCGGCTCCGGCTGCATGGCCGCGCTCGATGCCGAGAAGTTCCTGTCTGAGCTGGAATAG
- the YPT35 gene encoding Ypt35p (Syntenic homolog of Saccharomyces cerevisiae YHR105W (YPT35)): MPHIQFLPPEPVVLVSRVADDPDPAGPGLHVAKVAVGDCTIVDARTPCAPLQGRFAVWTVALQLHSPDTPRSLTLRKRYSDFVRFRERLLLCLPPPLRRAVPPLPPPVPWYDAWRYSDVNLDRAWLAARRAGLERFLQQVLLNRALVAAAPVVVRGFLEPPAAHRWVPVRA, from the coding sequence ATGCCGCACATCCAATTCCTGCCCCCCGAGCCGGTCGTCCTCGTCAGCCGCGTGGCCGACGACCCCGACCCCGCCGGCCCCGGCCTGCACGTCGCCAAAGTCGCGGTCGGCGACTGCACCATAGTCGACGCCCGTACGCCCTgcgcgccgctgcaggGCCGCTTCGCCGTCTGGACCGTCGCGCTCCAGCTTCACTCCCCCGACACCCCGCGCTCGCTCACGCTGCGCAAGCGCTACAGCGACTTTGTGCGCTTCCGCGAGCGTCTGCTGCTGTGCCTGCCcccgccgctgcgcagGGCCGTCCCGCCGCTGCCCCCTCCAGTGCCATGGTACGACGCCTGGCGCTACAGCGACGTCAACCTAGACCGTGCCTGGCTCGCGGCACGGCGCGCGGGTCTCGAGCGCTtcctgcagcaggtccTGCTGAACCGCGCCCTCGTGGCCGCTGCACCGGTGGTCGTCCGCGGCTTCCTCGAGCCGCCAGCTGCCCACCGCTGGGTGCCTGTCCGAGCCTAG
- the TMA22 gene encoding Tma22p (Syntenic homolog of Saccharomyces cerevisiae YJR014W (TMA22)): protein MLKKVVYCGVCSLPPEYCEFTGKIRRCKVWLHEHDQELFAQLYGDDKEDVDGVAARLGQSSIGEEREEQLEKKLQKLQAREESKEQRELARKLSSRVVIRREARTKRKCMVVVAGLEVFEIDMKKLAKTFASKFATGCSVSKNVEKKEEVVVQGDIADEVEAYIHALLEEKGMKGVKVEQIDAAKKKKKTPTTTTPPPS from the coding sequence ATGCTGAAGAAAGTGGTGTACTGTGGCGTGTGCTCGCTGCCGCCCGAGTACTGCGAGTTCACCGGCAAGATCCGGCGCTGTAAGGTCTGGCTGCACGAGCACGACCAGGAATTGTTCGCGCAGCTCTACGGCGATGACAAAGAAGACGTCGACGGCGTCGCCGCGCGTCTCGGTCAATCGTCCATCGGCGAGGAGCGcgaggagcagctggagaagaagctgcagaagctgcAGGCCCGCGAGGAGTCCAAGGagcagcgcgagctggCGCGCAAGCTGTCGTCCAGAGTCGTGATCCGTCGCGAGGCGCGCACCAAGCGCAAGTGCATGGTGGTTGTGGCCGGCCTGGAGGTCTTCGAGATTGACATGAAGAAGCTGGCGAAGACCTTCGCGTCCAAGTTCGCGACGGGTTGCTCTGTGTCCAAGAACGTCGAGAAGAAAGAGGAGGTCGTGGTTCAAGGCGACATCGCGGACGAGGTCGAGGCCTACATCCACGCGCTGCTAGAGGAGAAGGGGATGAAGGGTGTCAAGGTCGAGCAGATAGACGCtgccaagaagaagaagaagacgccgacgacgacgacgccgccgccgtcgtGA
- the KIC1 gene encoding putative serine/threonine protein kinase KIC1 (Syntenic homolog of Saccharomyces cerevisiae YHR102W (KIC1)) — protein MPNDSNGSKEQGVGQGSNSLTPQLFKRTEVIGRGKFGVVYKAYHAKTKQVYAVKVLNLDCPEDEVEDVQKEIQFLASLKQVPNITRYYGSYLYDTKLWVIMEYCAGGSLRTLLRPGKIDEKYLGVIVRKLLIALVYIHKDNVIHRDIKAANVLITNEGHVKLCDFGVAAQLTAANHKRQTMAGTPYWMAPEVIMEGVYYNTKADIWSLGITAYEIATGNPPYCDVEALRAMQLITKSKPPRLEGRNYSPLLKEFIALCLDEDPEERPTAEDLLSSKFVKAHKGSSATILKELISRYLLFSEKHNRESVLIPLDEDDPHKSANNTTNGGDNQVEMKWDFDSLNSNEYIMQNEISIDAIPQESDWGRTQHEVNYAYPYEDTYFHSNVRHYFQGTTVSKSFADPAGNSSTIQAMNQLATGTPTTSNCQNKSTFTISQSMKTESKASKQLLQLFEDSEMINEEKESGLPHLASSLSSMHLSESDTAASTPLGAPPMGAAIPRHDILANGPGYHSQSTPILPMLQTNFKALSIPKSSTALHTPVEIEIPEELPLSTTTATAAPIGATAGVDPMTLKNKPRSATVSSSASSGLQRRPTLGGNPAVAARSEASGLNKSLGAELTRTVTLNAHIPPNGPSQGTAGAGLSSSRSNDRSPSPSRSGVASNLTPDRSTSSTASSEPPGAAAQGMLPLSSAKTVHSAHSSAEGMLQQSLASTSLVPPMAPGAAGPLGTAAPGDKDVHLSDRVSREFKRNHPNLKLQMPSPTTLIPNKLLNAGAADEHADSNSGGSASSANINQFGINTSSTGLPVAMTPLNEKSSADFGAKLKRSTSTSSRAPPPQPADPSASLGAAAPAQPAQPAVAPAPPPAAASNTIIVTVQAPLYMDLPPRMLPMDMFVDVDDLDDAHLVDKKPLVLRELDALLKMFEDGLPVIENALKAVLPTHIPNANDDEQR, from the coding sequence ATGCCTAACGATAGCAACGGGAGCAAGGAGCAGGGCGTGGGACAAGGCAGCAACAGCCTGACGCCGCAGCTGTTCAAGCGGACTGAAGTGATCGGTCGCGGTAAATTTGGTGTCGTGTACAAAGCATACCATGCGAAGACGAAACAGGTGTATGCAGTGAAGGTGTTGAACTTGGACTGCCCGGAGGACGAGGTGGAGGACGTGCAGAAGGAAATCCAGTTCCTTGCGTCGCTGAAACAGGTGCCGAACATCACGCGGTACTATGGTTCATACCTGTATGACACGAAGCTTTGGGTGATCATGGAGTACTGTGCAGGCGGGTCACTGCGGACTCTGCTACGCCCGGGAAAGATTGACGAGAAGTATCTGGGAGTGATTGTGCGAAAGCTGCTGATTGCACTCGTGTACATCCACAAGGACAATGTCATCCATCGGGATATCAAGGCGGCTAACGTTCTAATCACGAACGAGGGCCACGTGAAGCTGTGCGACTTTGGGGTTGCGGCGCAGCTGACCGCAGCGAACCATAAGCGGCAGACGATGGCTGGCACGCCGTACTGGATGGCGCCAGAGGTTATCATGGAAGGTGTGTACTACAACACCAAGGCGGATATCTGGTCGCTGGGTATCACGGCCTATGAGATTGCCACGGGTAACCCTCCCTACTGCGATGtggaggcgctgcgcgcgaTGCAGCTCATAACAAAGTCGAAGCCGCCCCGACTTGAGGGCAGGAACTACTCGCCGTTGCTCAAGGAGTTCATCGCGCTTTGTCTTGACGAGGACCCGGAGGAGCGGCCCACTGCAGAGGACCTGCTCTCCTCCAAGTTTGTGAAAGCGCATAAGGGCAGCTCCGCCACGATTCTCAAAGAGTTGATCTCCAGGTATTTGCTATTCTCCGAGAAACACAACAGGGAAAGCGTGCTAATTCCGCTAGACGAGGATGACCCGCATAAGTCCGCGAATAATACCACCAACGGCGGCGACAACCAAGTTGAGATGAAGTGGGACTTTGATTCACTGAACTCGAACGAGTACATTATGCAGAATGAAATCAGCATAGACGCGATACCACAGGAGAGCGACTGGGGCAGAACCCAACACGAAGTTAATTATGCATACCCATACGAAGACACATACTTCCATTCCAACGTGCGACACTATTTCCAGGGGACTACGGTGAGCAAGAGCTTTGCAGACCCTGCGGGCAACTCTTCGACCATCCAAGCGATGAACCAACTTGCTACGGGAACCCCCACTACGAGCAACTGCCAGAATAAGAGCACGTTTACTATCTCTCAGAGCATGAAGACAGAGAGCAAGGCCTCTAAGCAGCTACTGCAGCTGTTCGAGGACAGCGAAATGATCAACGAGGAAAAGGAGAGCGGATTGCCGCACCTTGCAAGCTCGCTTTCGTCAATGCATCTGAGCGAGAGCGACACCGCAGCCTCGACACCCCTTGGTGCGCCTCCAATGGGTGCTGCTATCCCCAGGCACGACATCCTGGCCAACGGGCCAGGCTACCATAGCCAGAGCACGCCAATCCTCCCAATGCTCCAGACAAACTTCAAGGCCCTCTCTATTCCCAAGAGCTCTACTGCTTTACATACCCCGGTCGAGATCGAAATTCCTGAGGAGCTCCCGCTAAGCACGACGACCGCAACCGCAGCACCCATCGGGGCCACGGCAGGTGTTGACCCGATGACGCTCAAGAACAAGCCGCGGTCTGCAACCGTCTCGTCGTCCGCGTCATCGGGGCTACAAAGAAGGCCCACACTCGGAGGCAACCCGGCGGTCGCCGCCAGATCGGAAGCCAGCGGCCTGAACAAGAGTCTCGGCGCAGAGCTCACGCGCACCGTGACGCTGAACGCCCACATCCCCCCCAATGGCCCTAGTCAGGGAACCGCAGGAGCAGGTCTCTCCTCGTCCAGAAGCAATGACAGGTCCCCCTCCCCCTCCCGCAGCGGTGTCGCCTCGAACTTAACCCCCGACCGCAGCACGTCCAGCACGGCGTCCAGCGAGCCGCCAGGCGCTGCGGCCCAGGGCATGCTCCCGCTCTCCTCCGCCAAGACCGTGCATAGTGCCCACAGCTCCGCGGAGGGAATGCTGCAGCAGTCCTTGGCAAGCACTTCGCTCGTCCCGCCCATGGCGCCCGGTGCCGCTGGACCCCTCGGCACCGCCGCCCCGGGCGACAAGGACGTGCATCTCTCCGACCGCGTCAGCCGCGAGTTCAAGCGCAACCACCCGAATCTCAAGCTCCAGATGCCCTCGCCCACTACGCTCATCCCCAACAAGCTCCTCAacgccggcgccgcagaCGAGCACGCGGACTCGAACAGCGGCGgctccgccagctccgccaACATCAACCAGTTCGGCATCAacaccagcagcaccgGCCTGCCTGTCGCCATGACCCCTCTCAACGAGAAGAGTAGCGCGGACTTCGGCGCCAAGCTCAAGCGCAGCACCAGTACCTCCAgccgcgccccgccgccccAGCCCGCAGACCCCTCTGCCAGCCtcggcgccgccgcgcccgcaCAGCCCGCACAGCCCGCCGTCGCCCCAGCCCCAccgccggccgccgcctccaACACCATCATCGTCACCGTCCAGGCTCCGCTCTATATGGACCTGCCTCCCCGCATGCTCCCCATGGACATGTTCGTCGATGTCGACGACCTGGACGACGCGCATCTCGTCGACAAAAAGCCATTGGTGTTGCGCGAACTCGACGCCCTGCTCAAGATGTTCGAAGACGGCCTCCCGGTCATAGAAAACGCCCTGAAGGCTGTCCTGCCCACCCACATCCCGAACGCAAACGACGACGAGCAGCGCTAG
- a CDS encoding ACL105Cp (Syntenic homolog of Saccharomyces cerevisiae YHR103W (SBE22) and YDR351W (SBE2)), with amino-acid sequence MEVPADSSSCLQVKRVHSLSVLKNKVSCFFLTIYWANALSRDSARVAGLDSEVRVRRDCELREGGMPSVLGTLDESMAEDAFGLGVDGYSEGASMFTADVTRLGRPLRRRAAGGDAGRAGEGAGAAGGLGRGGEARGGAAEAAETAEALDFQPPPSKLFAGRVERPISNDSIVTEAAETLSTHFDMSASTSSSSRGSSVVIEKSQAHEAAEESATGAPCKKYLFASSRDRLQLSLGGMEASLSSLHIPAAGADAGGAVHSVASFSRTAPALVTTSKALTPSQRYRLRREQNKVALQNSIKQREVFYEEQERGSRGRSASLKGVLGLPHAVDELSEDISDYLGWDVPVVSPTTGPFLAAAERSEKHTDRRPGVARSRSSTYVDHTMPPSPIPGIQKTSDLEFFTETSKKLSCVYLDTSKETSKSKLYERSQSAELLPIEFKAASDEGMEDLKLVSSGKMAVCSNSRPSWLPPKDTEERARHERQIRQTIDIASLSQIDRTKERAERDTRDEKNRKRLAQLVERGLVRKSTLTELKKICWETSLPPDSRFQIYTTLLQSDTAKLIEEQYIDNFDQVDALFRSMQFPNAKLAEIQAMLACTPCTANVAPADDLIYLLQLKAISRQGLLLGDPLLVHHLLQVGCYSTREIWVLVNILQLTCFNETTKDKYDRRIISSRGTVSTALSADKTFAQEFNSKCLNFTTWWHLMARLDHAVFMWCLDIIVAENSQPFKSNPIIRDKLNGKDWDYYRDLHVVVNYRIICALTLTVLLSYHFGFNNLYDLSFVDPAFQIIGPEQGDLGDVHATFIKKWHHNYKKF; translated from the coding sequence ATGGAAGTGCCAGCCGATTCCTCGTCTTGCCTTCAAGTCAAGAGAGTACATTCTCTCAGCGTTCTGAAGAACAAGGTCAGTTGCTTTTTTTTGACAATATATTGGGCTAATGCACTCTCTCGAGACTCCGCAAGAGTAGCAGGACTTGACAGCGAGGTGCGCGTTCGTCGTGACTGTGAGCTACGCGAAGGTGGTATGCCATCAGTTTTGGGTACGCTGGATGAAAGTATGGCGGAGGACGCTTTCGGTTTGGGGGTAGACGGTTATTCGGAAGGAGCCAGCATGTTCACGGCGGATGTCACAAGGCTGGGGCGCCCCCTGAGGAGgagggcggcgggcggcgatgcggggcgcgcgggagaaggcgcgggcgcggcgggggggctggggcgcggcggggaggcgcggggcggcgcggcggaggcggcAGAGACGGCGGAGGCATTGGACTTCCAACCGCCGCCGTCGAAACTGTTTGCGGGACGGGTGGAACGGCCCATCTCGAACGACTCAATCGTGACGGAGGCGGCGGAGACGCTGTCGACGCACTTCGACATGTCTGCGTCGACGTCGAGCTCGTCACGGGGGTCGTCGGTGGTAATCGAGAAGAGCCAGGCGCAcgaggcggcggaggagaGCGCCACCGGCGCGCCGTGCAAAAAATACCTGTTTGCGAGCAGCCGGGACCGCCTGCAGCTCTCGCTGGGCGGGATGGAGGCGTCATTGTCGAGCCTGCACATCccggcggcgggcgcggacGCGGGGGGCGCGGTGCACTCTGTGGCATCCTTCTCGCGGActgcgccggcgctggTGACTACAAGTAAGGCATTGACACCGTCACAGCGGTACCGGCTGCGGCGGGAGCAGAACAAGGTTGCTCTGCAGAATAGTATCAAGCAGCGCGAGGTCTTCTacgaggagcaggagcgGGGTTCGCGGGGCCGATCTGCATCCCTGAAGGGCGTGCTGGGGTTGCCGCACGCGGTGGACGAGCTGAGCGAGGATATCAGTGATTATTTGGGCTGGGACGTGCCGGTTGTGTCCCCTACGACAGGACCCTTTCTGGCTGCCGCCGAGCGTTCCGAGAAGCACACGGATCGCAGGCCGGGTGTGGCCCGGTCTCGAAGCTCCACGTACGTGGACCACACCATGCCGCCGTCGCCCATCCCCGGAATACAGAAGACTTCGGATCTCGAGTTCTTCACAGAGACGTCCAAGAAGCTGTCCTGTGTATACCTGGACACGTCGAAGGAGACGTCCAAGTCGAAGCTCTACGAAAGGAGTCAGTCCGCAGAACTGCTGCCAATTGAATTCAAGGCGGCTAGCGACGAGGGAATGGAGGACCTAAAACTCGTCTCCAGTGGCAAGATGGCGGTCTGCTCCAATTCGAGGCCCTCGTGGCTCCCTCCCAAGGACACCGAAGAACGTGCCCGGCACGAAAGACAGATCCGCCAAACCATTGACATTGCATCCCTCTCGCAGATTGACAGAACAAAGGAACGCGCGGAGCGCGACACCCGGGATGAAAAGAACAGGAAGCGGCTCGCCCAGCTGGTCGAACGCGGTCTGGTTAGAAAGTCAACGCTGACCGAGCTAAAAAAGATATGCTGGGAGACAAGCCTGCCTCCGGATTCCCGGTTCCAGATCTACACCACGCTGCTGCAAAGCGACACCGCCAAGCTAATCGAGGAACAGTACATCGACAACTTCGACCAGGTCGATGCGCTCTTCCGATCCATGCAGTTCCCCAACGCAAAATTGGCCGAAATCCAGGCGATGCTGGCGTGCACGCCGTGCACCGCAAACGTCGCCCCAGCCGACGACCTTATctacctgctgcagctgaaAGCAATCTCCCGCCAGGGACTCCTGCTCGGGGATCCGCTGCTCGTGCaccacctgctgcaggtagGTTGCTACTCCACGCGCGAGATATGGGTCCTGGTCAACATCCTACAGCTGACCTGCTTTAACGAGACAACCAAGGACAAGTACGACCGCCGCATCATCAGTTCGCGCGGAACGGTTTCGACGGCCCTGTCTGCAGATAAGACCTTCGCTCAGGAGTTTAACTCCAAATGTCTCAACTTTACGACCTGGTGGCACCTCATGGCCCGCCTAGACCACGCTGTTTTCATGTGGTGTCTAGACATTATCGTGGCCGAGAACTCACAACCCTTCAAAAGCAACCCCATCATCCGCGATAAGCTCAACGGCAAGGACTGGGACTACTACCGTGATCTACACGTTGTTGTCAACTATAGGATTATCTGCGCCCTGACTCTTACAGTGCTTCTCAGCTATCATTTTGGCTTCAATAATCTCTACGACCTCTCTTTTGTCGACCCAGCCTTCCAGATAATAGGGCCCGAACAAGGCGACTTGGGGGACGTGCATGCAACCTTTATCAAGAAATGGCATCACAACTATAAAAAGTTCTAG